The genomic segment atatttacattttgcatATACATCTAACTATACacagattacatattatagttactacAACATTCGTGAAATGATGTATtcgtaacctgctgtacagtaggttacaagtgggtcactgttatggatggtgtttgatttgaattcaatgatataatataattgtaaaagaaaaacgattctgagcgaacaCGGTCAGGCAGCATAtgatattactatgtatatttgatgatattattgtgaataaagtaatttatatatgagTAAACGACCTATTTACGTGGACccctgtttttaattttcagtccttagctatacaagttgaacattttataaatttttaacatcaaaataattactaaattttaaatttgatacattttgtcaaaattttaactttaaaatttaaatgctaataaaaaaaattgtatctttgtatttttaatgtttttcaactactataataataatatatcaggagcattgtattaatttttaacgcaattttacccaacaaataaaatattattgacatacactgaaaataaaactaaaaattggatttgatcgaaaactaaataattcccatttttccttaattttttttatgtttttcccggcgcttttgaaaactacaagaCGTTTTACTATATTCTTTtccccatcgaacaagatactgttgtaGAAAATCGTAGTTTTACTGAACCAAACGGCGATAACAgacacaacaatttaaaaaaaaatttgaaatttagaaaaaatacacatcattggaTATcaattcatcgctccgctcagaatccacTCAAAAAATGGGTGAGAAGTTagcttgtataaatattaatattagtttttacaaaatcaaatgttcttttaataaattcaaacatcTTATTCTTTGTAAGTTAAGCCCacaaataatactttaattttggtATATAGTTTTGACTGCTGggtaattttaattgaaaatgtacttGGTTTACAGCAAACATCTTTGGCGTAGCTAAAATAGTCTACCGAAAACGTCACGTGAAGTGATcatcttaacataatataaaacaaagtcccATTTTCTGTCTGTATGCTTAGATCCTTAAAATTACGCAATGGTTTTtgatgagattttttttttaattaattgagtGATTCAAGAGAaaagtttatatgtatataacatgcataatattgatgaaaaacACCTccgagaggtgctcaaacaggagttttgagatttacgatagacatCTTTGCTTATTAATGGCTACTATtgatacaaacaaataaaacatattatttaaattaaaaaaaaaatataataataaattaagatctTATCAAAGTCCCACTGCCTGTCAGTtgctaattaataaatattagtattttaaatgtttgccaatAGTTACTCAGACAGACGAGGTAAAAGCATCCTTGATGGATCCACCGCACGCTAATAgtttcgaataaagaaattatgtcataaaataaatataagagtTATAGTAgctattatatagattttcaaaaactactttaccgattatttgaaaatatcgaATTGTTCTTGAAGATATTAGGAATGTTAAAAGAGTAGTTTGAACTACGTTCAATTTATACCAAATGCTATACTCAATCCTccacaaatacatttttcaccTTGGTCGatttatttcacaaagctaCCCAAATTTATGTGTCAACTGAGGTACACCAAATCCAAGATAGACTAATAtaatctacaattttttttaaaattttatgtcaGGTGAAATTGGGTTATAGCCTTATAGGTGTAACTAAAATTGGGTGTTggtttattcgaaataataacCTCAAAAAATTACTGGACCGttttcaattaaacatttttcaatttttcaactcATATAGGTTGTAGATAGGTAAAACGTAGCTCACACATGATTTTTTTAGCATacgaaaaaacaaattattattttttgtcaatctaattaaattaatattataattagtagaaatatggtatatacattttgtacaaatatatttattaaaaaggtGAGCAAGAGGTtgtcgctttgctgtatagtaagttataagtgggtcactgtatggatggttttaaattttcattcaatgatataatatcattgtataagaaaaaccgaccaagtgcgagtcggactcgcgcatgAAGTGTACCGTAATCCATACTATcatctataaacatgttggcaaaactgtttatattatatattctagaatttttagtattaattttgttattacagcggcaacagaaatacataatctgtgaaaattgcAACTGTCCTaatgacagacggacggactaTTACTTAGaaccctaaaaaaattattctgagagaagacagtcagtcagcctactatattaattattactaagtatatatttaattaaattattgttaataaagtaatttaagtggaaccttgttttaaattttcaatcctcagatataaaattgaacattttatacatttttaattagaaaataattattacattttaaatttgatacgttttgtcaaaattcgaaatttaaatacttataaaataaaattattggtcattgtataatggttgtattagacttgaattcaatgatataatatcattgtataagaaaaacgattctgagcggaaacagtttgtcagtctagatattttatattttgttattatttattttatcatgtaaattcaattaatattaaaatattatatttttttattcgtgtttatggtgataaacaaagcattaaaaattaaaatcccatttttagcgttttttcgtaattttccagtggtttttcccgttgaattaaataactattgagaaaatcgaaaaatgacctctttaaagtaccatcttgatccaatttgctaaaagataaggtattatatttgaaatcgaaactctccttctggaagaaattttgtatacaggatataaaaataaaaaaataaaaataaaaaaataaacaccattgtaaaaacaatagcttccttgCTCCGCTCCGAATCTAatagtgcctatgtattttttatattttcaaatgctattttaacaatatatcaggagccttgtattaaatttttacttatttttacccaacaaataaaattttattgaaaatcatagaaaaaaactaaaaaaattgaaaactgacaatgtccataaacagctcaaaaagagccaaataattttaaaataatatttggaaaattgtatggtgtatagaaaatgttttgaCATTTAGTTTAAGTTTtctgtacctacggtcatttgttttagagttgcaccaaaaaccaaaatcgattttctcaaaaactgattttgcgtaaaaattcttgtcttccttaatttttcatttgtttctcacggcgcttttgaaaactactgggtaattttacttttgaccctgcaaagtaccaactagtttcactctcctatcagaaaaaatactgtcgaagaaaatctaagcatttttactgtcctaaaaggtgatgacataggtacacaaaaataaaaaaaaatttttaaaaaaacacatcattgtaaaatcaatatattcaacgctccactcagaatgtaaaatataaatctttagCCTGGATAACTCCGGATGGGACAGCTAgttctattttaaaatgcaaaaaaaatatatcaagctAATGAATATGGTACCAGAAATACCTATTGACCTAAAGCGATTACGAATTCTGAAAACATACTATAAAGTGCAATGAAATCATGATATTGTTTTAGAATACCAATTTTTAGAATATCAAGTTGTAATTAGGGCATGTTgtagaacaatatattttaccaaaataatattgcttatatttatttagaatctagaaataatattgttaaaattatcatttttgacGATATACTTAACTAAAACTGTAAATCATACATTGATAAtcaatgtatgatattataggaATATGCTTTTAAGAATCGAATGAAAGCAGGATTAGGTGTTAAAAATTTTGCTTTTTACACTTTGCTAAATTTCAAgtgaattattaagtacctatacgtaaCTTAGTTGTTCTTTTATTATACAAGACATGTGTGTTTGTACATTGCTTTTTTTGGAGTACTATCCAAAGCTCAGAAGACGGAAATAAGTATGTCACAGGCGGACAAAAGcttttatagaaaatgtttacACATTTTATGTCCTAAGTGGAGTAGTcgaatgtacaataataatacttttttttttattttcaggtcCTTTCTCACCTTTTTGGGCAGtgaaaattctttaattttaatatcttttcaGGAAGTAAAGTGACTCTAGATGGTAAATCGGGAGTACAATAGAAAAAATGTCTCATTACTTCTCCTTAAAATTTCAAAAGACattaaagaagaaaaaagatgaaaaaacgggaatttttaagcaaaaccatttattgacaaaataaattttattatatttttgtaattcaaaacggACAACTgcagatacaatattattagcacCGAATGTTTGTTAGCtattggtataatttttttttaattttagatttaaattttaagctatttataagcatttaaaatttttgattcttttagatttttaaaaaaaaaagtttgtgagtaatttaaaataatagttagttAGTTAACTAAGTTTGGCCTATTTTACATAGTATCACGTATCgtaatactaatagtaaaacAAGTTACTATGATAAgaagtattaaatatactattaatatgatataattaagtaggtatatatttggtatttagtacctaatataccGCTGATAGTCGTTTccattcagaatcgttttccgtaCACAATGATTTAGTAGAGAggttaacatttttatcaattttaaaatgatattgcTGAATAATTATTGCACAACATTGATTTACTTCTAATTCATTTGTGTATTCTTGATTAAATTTGGCATTACTATCGAtagtcaattttttataatgaatcATAAATTCATTCCATACTTCTTTTTGACTATTAAACTTCCATATATCCGTTTCAGTATTGCCAGCTTTTTGTTTATTCAGAAATTTTAATACACATCGTTTTACAAAATCAATGAGTTTGTATGGTATCTAGTGTGGTCATGAGAAAaatgatttcattatttttgtacagtTACTATAAATTGATACATACATTGCCATCTGCagtgaacatatttttattattctcaattgatttaacaataattttcagTGTGCTTACTAACGCTGTTGTAATGTAATCTTCCACAAATGCATCACTGTCTGCTTCTGTTCGAATATAATGACATCTTGGAAACATCAAATTTGTTTCAGCATTTTTGTAAGATTCCAAACATTGTGCCAAACCATcctgtattttaaaatagatacttTAATCACGTGGCTAAATCAGTTTGGTAACTGTTATGGCGttgtttatattcaattttactaaaaatctcATTAATTACCAAAGCATTTAAAATAGATGTGTCAATTACGTTTTCATAGcaagcaatttaaaaaaaaaacataattattttatataaaataagttatataaatattattttcaagatttCTATTCATATCTAATAATGATTTGCATGTTTTTTCATTGGGTTTCAACCAATTTATTTATGCTTTTGGTCTAAAATGAACAATACAGAAGGGTGGTTCTCAACCAAGTTTTtaagtaacttttttaaaaattaataactacataattaattttgatgaaCCAAGCCCCAAGGTTACTCTGATTTGTTATTAATCAAGTGAATTGTTCAATGGCtaactgtaaatattaaataggtatatattattataatatgtaggtaagtacttacttTGGTACAAAATATGTGTCTTGTCATCTGGCTGACACATGTAAATTTACTTAAACTGGACCAATTAATCAAGCGTTTTCTTGTGACGAAAATAAAATcagatcttttatttttaagaatactCCATGATTGCAAACTTTTTAGGCGCTCAATGGCACCTTCGTATTCATTCATTGGCGATATCAGTGGGGGCGATTCGACCCAATTAACCATATatgcttaaattttaaatcgtacataaataaattgttttaagaagGAATTCAATTATACtgcttgttaaaatatttacgtggtgattttaaatattgcaaataattgaTAGGCGGTCTGTACGGATCTCGTTTTTCCACCCAACCACGGTTTCTCAGCTCTACAGAAATTGTTGGAAAATATCCTAataccgaaaatattttttgatcctaaaaaacaaaaaacaattcaaacattattctgtttatttattttattaaccgtTTTAACCCTTTTATTTATTCTAAGTACCTAAAGTACCTTTATAGCTTTCATCGTTCGATTACTGACACTCGTCAAGGACTCATCGTCTAATAATGTgtttaatgtacttaaattcaataagtTATAGTTGCACTCTTTTATCAATGCTTTATAAAGTTCTTcagtatagtttttaaaatgtaggcTGTATCTGCTGTTAAGCTTAAGGCTGTTCATTTTTGTTAGTTCTGAGTATTGGTATTCATGTTTTAATTCCAGAATTTGATTACAACCATCTTgtttatcatttgttttagtaTTGTTTGTGGTGGAACTTTCCTGTACCTCGTTGTAGCCGAAGTCAACACCTATTCTAATTATGATTTCATTTGTATTCAATAACTTTAATagtgaagataatattattttaggcatATTAAGagtgaaatatgtataaaatttagttctatctttttgatttcaaaatgGTTTCTTACCGAGTTAAAAGTGAACTTCTTTTGCTAGTGTAGTTATTATTAGAATTCATTATGTGTTCTTTCGATTTTCGTATtgagtattatttatgtaaatttatttgttgaaaagttttaaaaagaatataaaatttaagttgTGTTGGATTTGTAAATGTGTTAACAAAgatttgtatttaatgtttatacctactttatatccATGGTAATGATTGCTGAATTCCCGATATAGTTACCTACGTAACTGGATTATCATAATAGTACCAGTTGGCTGTTGGTGGGATGAGAATTAAAAGGTTCTATGTCCATTTTTTTCACGGTGTTTCTACATACAATACTTAGTGAGATACAGaaaatgaaaaggttctatgtCATGAAAAATTACTGAATCATGATTATAGTTGTAGTTCGATAGAACTTTTTTATTCTGATAAGTTTATGTAAGTATGAAAAGTTTCTATCGTCATGTTATTCAATGCTGGTTATTATTGAAAggtattatcaataatacatgtcgatgatacaataaaaacaaaaatagccgGCCAAGTGCGATTCGGACTAGCGCACGAAGCGTTCGGTACcataattcaatattcaatattttcatctCTTGAATAGAAActttatgtaatgtattttgtatttaaatggttgtaggtaaataaaaaatataagaatactaTGCATaggtttgtattttattgataaaactaactataatatactatacttctcacattaattaacattattttcatgtttttaaacaaaatttataagatAAATGGTTTGTTTGTGCCCGTGGCAACGACTTAAAACGATTCAttataattctgtattgaaatttatagaacgaatcattttatacgacgtcactcatggcaaccatttataaacaaaaatttcgatctaaaatctcaaaattcccgttttagcacctaccggggttgctcctctcccttttttagtatttgttattatagcaTCCAcggaaatacataatctgtgaaaatttcaattttcttacTTTCATgattcatgagatacagcctggtgacagacagacggacggacagccGAGCGAAAGTAATAGAGTTGAATTTtaagtaaatgtaaataaaataatagaacctacaaaccaagtttttaatttattaaccaatccaaaataaattataaaatatattatttcaatggaaattttaatttaaataattgattatttagtaggttaagttaagttatcaGCGAGTCTCAACTTTTTTAAGGCTGCTTCCCACCTATTGGTATTGTCAGAGTTGAGCGTAATGgtgattttaataagttatcTTAGCTATTGCTCTACGTCAGCActgtattgaataatttatacctaatttgaTACCAATGGAATGAAACACAAAGTGAAATGGAAGTTTggaagataatttattattgatttataaaatggttAGACGAtggttagaaatataaaatataaacagagTTAGGGATATTATtctacatacataatttattttatagatacaacAAGTTGAACATTTATAGTGAAAATggtttgaattaattaatatactttaatatgtcAATTTCACagatatttcaaacaatttagGTTGGTGCTAATGATTTAATGAGTATTCTATTGATTtactgtacctaatatttaacttaggtgcgtaaaattaaaattatgattataattaaaacaaattacttacaATTCATCTTTAAAGTTACATTTTCCTTCATGAGGACAGAGACAGCGTGTAGCATCGCATTGCATAGACCTTTCAGAGAACTCTTCAAAACTGTTCTGTAGAGTATTTAGTATAGCATTCTGTAAAGACCTTCTTTTTTCCCCAAGTGGCATACCTGTGATTTAAATGTTTagattaattgtttataaaataataaattatttaaagtgtattcatattattcataactttAAAACCATGtcttagaatttattaaaataatttatttaccatacgtacaattaggtattatagaatgataatttaaaattactagttAGGTTTCaactaaatgtttaattaacttCTACGgtcttaaatttacttttaaaaataagtaacttgAGTAAGTTAAGTAACTTGACTTAATtatcatgaaaatttaaatttgttcacaatttttaatcgtaatttgtatgtttttattttttttatcgaataacaacatttgaaatttcatatactgaagcagaatatattttgtatcactttgatgtataaaaatacaactttGTACAAATTGTGTTTGTTTCTAAGCcatgaactaatattaaaatatattagtaagagccaagatgtaaaaaaaaaaaggtcatataatatataataatatgaccttttgtttttttacatcttggctcttcaatttttattaatatatttggtggctcgcgatatacttatctatatggtattaaaaaaaaaattgaccaataataagtatctataataaattcaaattaatcttatcacaatatccattaggtacctacttataacgcgttatacatcaacaacaaatcgtgatactttcatagatatataatagtatactttagaagtttcaagtacccacgaataatattagacaatcacaacaaaataactaaaatagttattccagcttttttaatatgtacctaattttgtCTACATTTGAGccttaaataactataaaaataaactgtgcttatgtatttttttagatttgttgataacagaattaactacttacgtggaatcttgttttaaattttaaattcttagatataaaagttgaacattttatatatttttaactacgaaataattattcaattttaaacttgataaatgttgtcaaaattcgatctttaaatgcttataaaaaaaaattgtgcttatgtatttttaatatttttcaactgctattgtaacaatatatcaggagccttgtattaattttaacactttTTGGCACAAcacataaaactttattgatatttatagaaaaaaaaactaaaaaaatttaaaactgacaatatccgttaacagctcaaaaagagtcaaataattttaaaaatgttattgtatatagaaaattctaatataaaaaatgcctcatgactttttttttgtttattcataatctaaattctaaaatgtGTGAGATAAAATGATtcttatttataagaaaaataatgtctAAAATTGTGGcactattttactttttaagttttgaataaaatataaataactattgtttagataaatacaatattaaatttaagttaaatttcatattttcattttgaaattatgcatttttaagaatctataattaacttatactaTGTAGAACTATTGTATGTAATTCACGGAAGGAgattttcataatacatttcaatGTAGTAAATTGTGCCCAtagagatattatttttatgatagccATTGAGCATTACCCGGAGGACACCACGATGAGGAAGGACTCTCACTGGTTTTtggttttgttaaaataaaaaaatcaatacagaattatgttttatatgtcATTACTGataatgttcgtaaacagcttaaaaagagtcaaaatattttcaaaattgtattattacattttcaaatcttagatttaaaaagaaaactttttatgaatttctaatactaaataatgtgcat from the Acyrthosiphon pisum isolate AL4f chromosome X, pea_aphid_22Mar2018_4r6ur, whole genome shotgun sequence genome contains:
- the LOC100569754 gene encoding tubulin glycylase 3A-like isoform X1; the protein is MNSNNNYTSKRSSLLTRIGVDFGYNEVQESSTTNNTKTNDKQDGCNQILELKHEYQYSELTKMNSLKLNSRYSLHFKNYTEELYKALIKECNYNLLNLSTLNTLLDDESLTSVSNRTMKAIKDQKIFSVLGYFPTISVELRNRGWVEKRDPYRPPINYLQYLKSPPYMVNWVESPPLISPMNEYEGAIERLKSLQSWSILKNKRSDFIFVTRKRLINWSSLSKFTCVSQMTRHIFCTKDGLAQCLESYKNAETNLMFPRCHYIRTEADSDAFVEDYITTALVSTLKIIVKSIENNKNMFTADGNIPYKLIDFVKRCVLKFLNKQKAGNTETDIWKFNSQKEVWNEFMIHYKKLTIDSNAKFNQEYTNELELDVYAKCKYLLEEVKIYCPQHYIDGITNTWIIKPTSNCSGHGIILSRDLQMIKQKIPKSDISRNNYILQKYIERPLLVYTCKIDLRQWFLVTNMNPVVVWMYKEGYVRFCTNSFSMGNMHESIHLSNVRLQIRYRKIRNSQVPAECMWDYRELQNHLRNIGQEYVWDELIFPGMSESIYAVLQAATDTSFYRDNTFQLYGADFLITDNFIPYLIEINSIPGLNPSTSVIANLVPMLLGDIIKVTVDYKNNTNADTGLFVKVVPEKWKPTSAAAVDSGNPFNSSAAGTANYHTPFTFDYHRRLVSLRLHRYNVYKFAQ
- the LOC100569754 gene encoding tubulin glycylase 3A-like isoform X2 produces the protein MNSLKLNSRYSLHFKNYTEELYKALIKECNYNLLNLSTLNTLLDDESLTSVSNRTMKAIKDQKIFSVLGYFPTISVELRNRGWVEKRDPYRPPINYLQYLKSPPYMVNWVESPPLISPMNEYEGAIERLKSLQSWSILKNKRSDFIFVTRKRLINWSSLSKFTCVSQMTRHIFCTKDGLAQCLESYKNAETNLMFPRCHYIRTEADSDAFVEDYITTALVSTLKIIVKSIENNKNMFTADGNIPYKLIDFVKRCVLKFLNKQKAGNTETDIWKFNSQKEVWNEFMIHYKKLTIDSNAKFNQEYTNELELDVYAKCKYLLEEVKIYCPQHYIDGITNTWIIKPTSNCSGHGIILSRDLQMIKQKIPKSDISRNNYILQKYIERPLLVYTCKIDLRQWFLVTNMNPVVVWMYKEGYVRFCTNSFSMGNMHESIHLSNVRLQIRYRKIRNSQVPAECMWDYRELQNHLRNIGQEYVWDELIFPGMSESIYAVLQAATDTSFYRDNTFQLYGADFLITDNFIPYLIEINSIPGLNPSTSVIANLVPMLLGDIIKVTVDYKNNTNADTGLFVKVVPEKWKPTSAAAVDSGNPFNSSAAGTANYHTPFTFDYHRRLVSLRLHRYNVYKFAQ